AATATCTCGGCTTCCGTCTGGCGTATGGCAAAATAAGCAATCCGGTTTGGCTTGATGCTTCGGGCGATGTCGTGGCATCGAACATTTCTATTGTGACCTCTTCGAAAAAAATCTCGTCGTTTTTTGGAATTTCACGTTCTAAGCTTGCGTTCCGTAACGATGTGACGGGAAACTTGGCTTATGTTGATTTTTCAAGGGTTTCTCCAACGGTTGTTGAAATCAAGGATTCGCTCAGTGTTTATCATCCCGATATTTCGCCAAATGGCAAGCGCGTGGCTTTCTGCACGGGGCAGGAGGGCATTAGCGGTAATTCTGCAATCTACGTCCGCAATTTGGATGCAGACGGGAGCTCACTTGTAAAGCTTGACGTGAAGTCGGCGGCGATTCCGCGCTGGCGCGTGCTCGAAAATGGCGATACCGTGATTGTGTACGTGACGGATGCTGGCAACAACAAGGACGAATCTACTTTCAAGGCTGCGTCTACATGGCAGGTGAAGTTTGCAGATGGCAAGTTTGGCGAACCATCCAAACTCTTCGATGGCGCTTATCATGGTGGTATTAGCTCCGATGAAGCGTTGACGGTCTCTGGCGCTCGCTTGCTCCGCGCCCGTGTTGCCGCAAAGGAATCGACGGTAAAGTCGAAGGCCGAAGATGTTGTCTGGTATGGTAACGAACAGGCTTGCAATGCTTCGCTCAACAAGACGACCAAGCGTACGCTGTTCCTTGATTTTGGTGACGAAACGGGAATCAAGTTTGTCGGTTCCAAATACCGCACGCATGAACGCTTGCTGATTGCCGATAGCGATGGCAAGCTGGTTTCTTCTGTCGGGGCTCCTGCGGGTTATACGTTCGACCATAGCGAATGGGTTCTGAATGACGAAAAAATGGCCGTTGCCACCCTTACAAATGCTGATGGCGCTCATCAGAAGATTGTTCTTGTGGACACGAAGGATAATTCTGTGACGGATATTGTCGAAGGTGATGAACTTTGGCATCCGTGTTTCTGGACGCCGTCGGATAAGTCCCAGATTGCATCGGATTGGGACGCTGATAGCGTTGGCCACTACGTGTCTGCGGCAAACCAAACGAATTACCTGCTTTCGCACAAGATGTCAATGTTCTGGAACCTGAAGGACTCTGTCGAAGTCGTTGGCCTTGGCAATTCTCACTTGTGGGCAGGTTTTGCGGCTCCCGAAATGAGCAAGCCTGCAATGAACATGGGCGTTGTGCCGTGTGATATGCACTGCATGCATTACCTCTTTAAAAATTATGTCTTGAACCATTGCCCGAAGGTGAAATATGTTGTCTTGAGCCTTGATATCGACCTGTGGTACAATATCGACCCGCGTACTGATATCAATGCGGGCATGGGTGGCGCAGCGGGCTTTGTGTATGACCAAAGTCATGAATTCTACCCGGAAGGCGTCGATGCTAACTTTGTAAAGCTGGTCATGGATAACGCTACGGACGATGCCGGTGAAATCATTGAGGCGCGTGGTTGGCATGCCGCCACGGAAAATCTCGGCTGGACGGACGAAAATGGTGTTTCCGTCATGAGCGGAGATTCAACCTGGAGCGATTGCCTGTTCAACAAGAACCTTGCCAATTGCCTTGTGGATATGGACCAGAATACGTGCCTTTCCAATTACACGATGGATGTGTGCGTGCCGGATACGAACTTGAACATGTGCCTTGCGAAGTCTGATTTGAACCAGTGCTTGGCTATTTTCTCGGGCGATGTGGACAAGCTCAAGGACTTGGTGCGCTTGGCCAAGGAAAACGACATTACGGTGATTGGCGTGATGTTCCCGATTAGCCCGTATTACAAGACTACCGGAACTTATGGACGTCACGGTATGCGCCGCAGCCACGCAAAGGCTTTGATCGAAGAGATTGAAACGTGGGCCGAAGGCAAGTCGAACTTTGTCATCATGAACGAGAATAACTTTGGTGACCACGATTACGCATCCTCTATGGCAAATGATTCTGACCATTTGAACAAGGACGGCGCTAAGAAAGTCACGGCTCGCATTGACGAGTTGATAAAGTCGCTGGAAGCCAAGTCCAAGTAAATTCTAGAGCAGGTCGTTTATGTTTTTGCCTCTGATATTGATCCCTATCGCGGTTGCGCTCTTTGCGATTTTTCCGCTGACAGATACCGATATCTGGTGGCATTTAGCGTGTGCGCGTGAATGGGTGACGACATGGACTCCTGTGCGCGAGCCTGTCGTGAACGTGCATCAGTATTTTCAACAGACTGTAGCGCTTGTTTATGATATTGGTGGCGCTCCGCTGTTGGTCGCGTTTAAGGCTATCCTTTGGGGCATTGTCTTTGTGCTGTTCTTGTTGCCCTCGATGCTCTCCCCAAATTTGAATAACGAAAACGCCGTTGATTCTCGTGGCGATATTTCTCCGGTAACGTTTGCGGGGATTGCGGTCCTTCTCTTTATTTTCCGCTACCAATTTGAAATGCGTCCAGTGCTTTTAAGCATGCTGTTCCTCGGCATTTATTGGAACGTGTTGCCTTGGCTCTTTTTCGGTTGGCGCGAACGTAATGTGGAGCGTAGCTCGATATCCAAGAAATTTCATCATGTGCTGCACCTGACGTTCCATGATGTGACGAAACTGTTTAAGTTTCTAGGTGTGCTTCTAATCCTTTTTATCCAGTGGATTTGGTGCAAATGCCAGGGGCTGTATATTCTGGGATTGGTCTTGGCATTTGGCTTTTTCTCGTACAGTCTCTGGTTCCGGCGTTGGGTGCGATTCGGAAAGGTAAGGCAATGGAATGGGGTACGAATCCCGCTTAGGACGATTGCATGGCAGATTCTCTTTGTGATTCTCCTTTTTGCAATGCCGTTCTTCCACCATGATGGTTTGGACTTGCTTCCTTATCCGTTTGAGTTGCTGGATCGTTTGCTTGGCCTTTCTCCTTCGGCAATTATTTTTTCGAATGAAATTGCGGAGAACCGTTCGCCGATTACGCTTTTGCTAAACGGTGAAAATGTGTTGCAGTCCGCCTTGATGCTTGTGCTTTGTGTGGCTGGGATTGTTCTTGCTGCGGTCCGTTGGTATTTGCAACCTTCGCCTGACGCTTCGTGGCAATTGTCGTGGCAGACGAATGAACGTGTCGAGGCTATTTTTAATCGCAGGATGCTCCCGTCCTGGCTATTTATCACTGCGATTCTCGCTCTTGTTGCCGAACGCAACTTTGTTCTGTTTTTGCCGATTTTTGTGGCCATTGTTGTGCATTTTTCGATGCGGCCGTCGAGTTCAAACGTGAAACTCAAGAATACAAAATTGAAAATCAAAAATACAAGTATAAAGCTCAAGAACCGTCTTGCTGAAAAGTCGCGAAAGCTTGGCTCTAAGCTAAAGCTTAAAGGGAAACTGGCTCAAAAAACGCGCAATTTGAGCCATACGTTGAGCCCGCTTTTGACGTCGGAATTTTTGCTTGCGGCTGTTGTTTTGGCTTTTGTATTTGGACACTGGAGCAAGTCGCTTTCGGCTTACGATTCTATGGTGGCCTACCAGCGTGTGCCTGTGGGGGCCGCGCATTGGATGATGGAAAATCCGCATCCGGGCAGGTTGTTTAACGATGACCGTGCGGGAGGCTATTTGGCTTTTATGAACCCGCTCGATTCGATATACATCGATGGGCGTTTTATCTTGAAAACGGCAGATTTCTTTGAACGTTATCTGGCCTATGCGAATATGCCTCGGCTCTTTTTGGTGGATGCCGATTCGCAGGATATCGACCGTGTTGTGCTCCCGCTTCGCTATTATGCAAGGTGGGATAAATTGCTTGCAACGCTTGATTCTAGCGAAAAATGGCACGTTGCGTACCGCGACTCCCTTTTTGTCGTGATGGACCGCACATTGCGCTAAATCGTAAGACTAAAAAAATTTAAATTTAGTCGCTAATAATTTATTTTTAGATAGATTTAACGGCCCTGTGTGGGCATTGGAGTTGTGTATGAATCGTTTGGTGAAAATGGGTCTTGCCGGCCTGTTCGCTTTTGGACTTGCCCAGGCTAAGGTGAACTTCCCGTTCCCGCAAATGTCCGATTACGGTGGAAATGCGACGCTTTTGAGCGACAAGGCCAAGGCTTCCGAAGAATTGAAGTCCCAGTTTGCTTACTGGATGAAGGCCATGTACAACGAACAGGGCGATGTTGCCGGTGTTCGTTCCGATCCGGGTTCCGATACGTATTTCTCGGAAGGTGTCGGCTACGGCATGCTCCTGATGGTCTACTTTAGTGACAATACGACGAGCTATCAGCCGCAATTCGACAAAATTTGGAACTTCTACAAGAAGATGATGAACGAAAACGGCTTCATGATTTGGAAGGTCGGTAACCTTTCTCAGTCGTGGGATGCCGGTAACGGTGCCGCTCTCGATGGCGATATCGATGCTGCCGCCGCTCTCGTGATGGCTTACTACCAGTTTGGCGATGAAAAGTACAAGGAAGACGCCAAGAAGCTCATCCAGTCCATGAAAAAGTCCGAATTCGAATCGAACGGCTTGCATTTGCCGGGCGACAAGTGGGGCGATGCGGGTTACAACCGCAAGAATCCGGGTTACTTTGATCCGGCCTACATGCCTGTCTTTGCCATGATCGATACCGAAAATGCTGAATTCTGGAGCAAAACCGCTTACGAAGCCAACATGAGCCTTTACGAAGCAAGTGCTTCTGACGCTCCGTCGACGGGCCTCATTGATGACTGGACCGACAAGAACGGCAAGAGCGAAGACGACTATTACAGCTACGACGCTTCTCGCGCTCCGTGGCGTAATGCGAAGGCCGTCTGCTGGCATGGCGATCAGCGCGCACTCGCACTCGACAAGAAAATGGCTGAATTTGTCTCTACCGTCAGTGCTGCAAGTATGAGTGGCCCTGTGATGAGAAAGTCCGGTAGCCTCGGTAACGATCACAACAGCACGTTCGTGACCTCTCTCATGACTTCGCTTATCTCTGATGCAAAGTACCAGGCTAAACTTGATGAATACTGGAAAGAGGCGGTTGCTCTCGGTGACGAAAACTACTTCAACCAGTCTCTCAAGCTTTTGAATGGTTTGCTCGTTTCGGGTAACATGCCGAACCTCGCCGCAGCTACTCCGACTCAGCCGACTTCTTCGAGCTCTGTGACTCCGGAGTCTAGCTCCAGCGATGCTACGATTGCCTTGCCGACTCTTGCAACGAAATCTCCGAAGATGACCCTTTCTGGCAGGACTCTCCAGATTGCCGCCAATGGCAATGTCCGCGTAGATTTGATTTCTATGACGGGTAGCGTGTTGAAGTCTTTCGACAATCATGCCAATGGTTCTTTGAATGTTTCGCTGAAGTCTGTCCCGAACGGTCTCTATGTCGTTCGCGTGAAAAATGCTGGCGTCACGAGCCTCAAGAAAATCAAACTCGACTAAAAGCTAAAACAGCGAAGCCCGCTTCTGCGGAAAAACTTTAAAAGTCCGGGAATTGTGAATTCTCGGGCTTTCTTGTTTTACGTTGTCATCCCCGCGAAGGCGGGGATCTCCTTTTATTGTTTAGTGTTAAGACGAATTAATGCGGTTTTTAACGAACTAATTTGAACAATCTTTATGTGTAAATATTTGTTTGCTTTTTTGCGTATAATTGATGACAACTAAACGAAATTTGCTACTGTCAAATGGTAAAAATAAAATTACAAAATATGTGATATTGCTCAAATTTTAAAAATTTAAGCGTTTTATCCATAATATATATAATTTTTGTATGTTTGAAATTATTTTGTATGATTCATTTACTAAATTTGTACGACCTTAAAAATAAACTAAAAAAGGTCATATAAATGAAAACAACCAAAATAACAACCCTCGTCTTGGGCGTAGCCTCTGCAATGGCTTTTGCTCAGGATGGCTCTGCCTGCATTCCGTTTGTCAACGGTTCTGGTGATTATGACAAGCATTGTTATAATTCCGGCCTCCTCGAAATGGAAGAAGGCAAGTGCTACACCTTCAATCCGGATCGCATTGATGCAAATCCTGTTCCGCAGTGGGTCAATAACATTGCCTCTCAGAGCTGGTGGTGGATTGAAACTCCTTGCATCGAAGAAGTTTCTAGCTCCAGTGTAGAACCGGAATCTTCTAGCTCCAGCGAAGAATCTTCCAGCTCTGTTGAAGAATCTAGCTCTAGCGAAGAACCGCTCTCCAGCTCTAGTGAAGAACCGGTTTCTAGCTCCAGCGAAGAACCGGAATCTTCTAGCTCTGAAGAAGTCTCCAGCTCTAGCGAAGAACCGGCCTCCAGCTCCAGCGAAATCATCGTTGCTTCTAAGTGCGAAGAATTCGTTCGCGGCTCTGGCAACTACACGACGGACAAGTGCTACAACGCTGGCCTTGCAGACATGGAAGAAGGCAAGTGCTACAAGTTGAAGGACGATCGCGCTAATGACGTTAAGGGTCAGCAGTGGATCAACGACCGCGCCAACGATAGTTGGTGGTGGGAAGAAACTTCCTGCGGTGAAGTTGTTGAATCCAGCTCCAGCGAAGAATCTTCTAGCTCTGAAGAAGTCTCTAGCTCTAGCGAAGAATCTTCCAGCTCTGAAGAATCTAGCTCCAGCGAAGAATCTTCCAGCTCCGAAGAATCCAGCTCCAGCGAAGAATCTTCTAGCTCCGAAGAAGTTTCTAGCTCCAGCGAAGAATCCTCCAGCTCTGTTGAAGAATCTAGCTCTAGCCAGGAAGTCGTTCTCGTCGAACGTTGCATTAAGTACAACAAGAAGATCACTGCTGAAAATGTAGCTGATCATTGCTATAACAAGGGCTTGTCTAAGATGGAACCGGAAACTTGCTATGCCATTAATCCGGAATTAAGTCCTTATGAAGGATATAGCACGAATGTTACCAAGACTAAGAAAGTTGGAAAGAAAAAGATTAATTGGTGGCTCGAAACTCCGTGCTACGAAGAAATCATCGTCTCTAGCTCTAGCGTCGAAGAATCTTCTAGCTCTGTCGAAGAATCTAGCTCCAGTGTTGAAGAATCTTCTAGCTCTGTCGAAGAATCCTCCAGCTCTGAAGAAGTTTCTAGCTCCAGCGAAGAAGAATCCTCCAGCTCTGTTGAAGAATCCAGCTCCAGCGAAGAAGAATCCTCCAGCTCTGTTGAAGAATCTAGCTCCAGCGAAGTTGTCGTTTCCAAGTGCGAAGAATTCGTTCGCGGTGCAGGCAACTACACGACGGACAAGTGCTACAACGCTGGCCTTGCCGACATGGAAGAAGGCAAGTGCTACAAGTTGAAGGACGACCGCGCTAACGACGTTAAGGGTCAGCAGTGGATCAACGACCGCGCCAACGATAGCTGGTGGTGGGAAGAAACGGAATGCGGCGAAGTCGTCGTTTCCAGCTCTAGCGAAGAATCCTCTAGCTCCGAAGAAGTCTCTAGCTCCAGCGAAGAATCCTCCAGCTCCGAAGAAGTCTCCAGCTCCAGCGAAGAATCTTCTAGCTCTGAAGAATCCAGCTCTAGCGAAGAATCCTCTAGCTCTTCTGAACCGGAATCCAGCTCTAGCGAAATCGTCGTCACCAAGTGCGTCGAATTCGTGAACGGCTCTGGTGATTACAATGGCAAGTGCTTCAACGCTGGTCTCAATGAAATGGCTGAAGGCAAGTGCTATGCTCTGAACCCGGATCGTGGCCAGGTTAATGACATTTGGATCAACAACCGTGCTGTTGATACCTACTGGTGGTCCGAAGTTTCTTGCGCAGACGAACCGGAAATTATTATTCTCAAGGAACCGGTTCCGGAACCGAAGAAGGTTATCGGTCGCGACAATGGCACGACCGCTCTCGCCACGGCTGTTGAAGCCAAGGCTAGCATGGCTGTTGCCAACAACATGTTGAGCATCGCAACGACCTCCAACGGCACGAAGTCCGTGAAGATCTTTAGCGTTCGCGGCGACATGCTCCTCTCTGAAACATTCTCCGGTGCTGCAAAGACCGTTGACATGGCTCAGTTTGCTGGCAAGGGCGCTGTGATTGTTCGCCTCGTTGAAGGCCGCAAGGTCCTCGCTACGAAGCGCATTGCAGTCCGCTAATTCGCTAACGATTTAATGTCAAAGTGAAAAAGGGCTTCCTCGAAAGAGGAAGCCTTTTTTGTTGCAAATGCAAAAAAGGAATCCCGTCGGGGGTTCCTCTTCTAATGTTTAGATCCTTCGACTTCGCTCAGGATGACACTGCTTACTGGCTAGCGATTAACGTTTACTTTATTTGCACGTTCGAGTTCGCGAGCGTTGATGATAAGCATCTGCAAGCGGTTTTCAATGTTGGCGAAGCTGGTATCTGGATCGTAGTCCAAGCTCAGGATTTGCACGTGCGGGCAACGTTCCTTCACTGCCTTCGTGAGGCCACGGCCACTGATGTGGTTGGCGAGGCAGGCGAACGGCTGCACAATGATGAAGCTGTTGATGCCGTGCTTCGAGTTGTAAAGGATTTCTGCCGGGATGAGCCAGCCTTCACCCGTGTTGTACGTCGGGTCGATAATACCGTCGATGTAGTTCACGAGTTCAAAGCAGTCGGCGTGGTGTTCGTAGAGCTTGAACGACTGCATAACCTTATTGGCTGTTGCTGCGGCGTGTTCAAAGAGCTTTGATGTGACGCTACCTTCGAGGCGGTCTGCAATCGGATTGGCCGAGAAACCGCGCTTGATCTTTTCGGCGCGCACAACTTCGTCGACGCGGAAGAAGTCCATCATGCCCGGGAGGTAAACTTCCATGCCGTTGTCCATGAGGTAGTCTTCGACATGTCCGTTTGCGCTCGGGTGGTAGTTCATGAGGATTTCGCCAAGCACGGCAACGCGCGGCTTGCGGATGCCCTTCTGGCGGGCTTCCGTGATTTCGACCTTGTTGAATTCGTCGATGCACTGGCGCAGCATTTCGACAAGGCGCTTGGCAGAGCCGAGTTCCGTTTTCTTGAGGGTGGCTGCGGTCTTCATCAGTTCCGGCATCCACTTGCTGTAAATCTTCTTGGAATCGCCCTTGTTGATTTCGTAGGGGCGGAGTGCACGGTATGCCGTTTCGATGGCGTCCATGAATGCAAGGCCCCAGAGCGTATGGAGGCGGAAGTCGAGCCCGAGCTGGAATCCCGGATGCATGCCTTTATAGTCGATGCCGGTCGTGATGATGGAAACGTCCTTGTAACCCGCTTCGTCAAGAGCTTTACGGCCAAGCACGGAGTACTGCACAGCGCGGCAGTTTTCGCAGTTCTTGGCAAGGCACATTGAAACTTCGGTCTGCGGAACGTTCGGGTGTTCTTCGAGCCACTTGAGGCATTCGCCGATGTTGATCTGGCACGGGAAGCAAATGTCGTTGTGCACGTACTTCTTGCCGAGTTCAATAGCGCGTTTGTCTGCAACCGGGAGGTAATCCGAGAGGTAACCCTTGCCCTGGATGTAGCTACTGGCGAGGATTGCAAATGCAGGGGAAAGGTTCGGCGTCAAGATGATACGCTTGTTCTTGTCGCTTGCCACGTACGGCGTGTGGAACTGCGGTTCGTTCGAAATCGGCTTTTCCGGGAGGTTTGCCGCACGGCGGGCCTTCACGGTTTCGATAAAGCTCTTGATGCGGATGCCGACCGGGCCTCTTGCGTCGCCTTCGTCGAGCTTGAGCATGAGCATTTCCTTGTTGGAATCGCGGTGCATCATGCGCATCATTTCGTCGGTCAAGACGGAGTCGTGTCCGCAACCGAAGCTCACGATCTGGGCAAGTTCAACATGCGGGTCTCTCGAAGCAATCATCGTTGCACCGAGCATGCGCAAGTGGAACGTGTTCTTGATTTCTACGCGGGTGTGGCTCGGAACGTCCTGGTCGTATACGCCCGGGAGCGATTCGGTGGTGAGCACCGGAATGCCCATTGCGGTAAAGTGGCTTGCGATGTTGTGGTTGATGAGCAAGTCGGCATGGTAGGGGCGGCCTGCAATCACAACGGCAAAGCTGTCGTTTGCCTTCACTTCGTCGAGAATCTTTTGGCCTTCTTCGAGGAGCGTGGTGCGGTAGTTGTTGAGTGCCTTTTCGCCTTCCGTGACGGCTTTGTCCAAAATCTTCTTATCGATGTTCCAGTTGTCGTGGAACCAGTCAATCGTCTGGCTTCTGCGGAGCTTCGTGTTTGCCCAGTGGAAAATCGGCTGGTCCATCGGAATGCCGTAATTCTTTTCGGGTTCGTCCGTGTTCTGGCAAATGTTCGGGTAGCCTTGCACGACCGGGCAGACCGTCGTTGCGTTAAACTTGGTGTGGTCACTTGGGAGCGAAATCATCATCGGGAAGAAGATGCGGTCGACCTTCTTTTCGATGAGGCTGAGCACGTGACCGTGGACGAGCTTGGCGGGGAAGCAGACCGTGTCGCTGGGCACGCTGTGGAGACCAGCTTCGAACATCTTGTAGTCGCTCTGACGGCTTACAACAACGGTGTAACCGAGGGCGGTGAAGAATGCTTTCCAGTAGGGGAGGCTGTTCCAGAATTCGAGTACGCGCGGGATACCGATGGTCTTTCCGTTCTGCGGCAAGAGAATCTGCGGAGCGTAGTCCTTGACCAAAAGCTGGTTCGTGCGCTTGATCATGTCCGGCACGGCCTGCATCTTCTTGTTGATTTCGGCGATGAGCTTCTTCGTTGCCGGATCGTTCGGGTCGGCGGTGACTTCGCCGCGTTCGCAACGGTTGCCCGTCACAAAGCTCTGGCCATCGCTAAAGGTCACGATGGTGCGGGAACAATGGTTGGTGCAGTACTGGCAGAGCTGACCCGGCTGGTTGTGCCAGCTGAAGGTGCGCATGGCTTCGAGGCCGATAAACTTACTTTGCA
The DNA window shown above is from Fibrobacter sp. UWB2 and carries:
- a CDS encoding TIGR02171 family protein, whose amino-acid sequence is MSKALVLGVTALSVTFLESCSDSPTQTEMGSSLVCSSSENCRDVSLQDGFALIKSSGKYTELGTNVKSAPQKERPQMDVKFAYDFQLGKHEVTCGEFNDVMGKDSHLKLECSNKNLPAVNVTFYDAVLFANAKSKKAGLDSAYSYTSAEFNKSGNCVLLEGFKFDPNVDAFRLPTEAEWVFAAGISSNAENSWNAGNSDFKAHEVCGKKDENGLCDLFGNVTEWVNDWLGSFRDTTITDYVGATNGGSLGERVIKGGSFRSETSAITLYARGDVYTVTGASSSEYLGFRLAYGKISNPVWLDASGDVVASNISIVTSSKKISSFFGISRSKLAFRNDVTGNLAYVDFSRVSPTVVEIKDSLSVYHPDISPNGKRVAFCTGQEGISGNSAIYVRNLDADGSSLVKLDVKSAAIPRWRVLENGDTVIVYVTDAGNNKDESTFKAASTWQVKFADGKFGEPSKLFDGAYHGGISSDEALTVSGARLLRARVAAKESTVKSKAEDVVWYGNEQACNASLNKTTKRTLFLDFGDETGIKFVGSKYRTHERLLIADSDGKLVSSVGAPAGYTFDHSEWVLNDEKMAVATLTNADGAHQKIVLVDTKDNSVTDIVEGDELWHPCFWTPSDKSQIASDWDADSVGHYVSAANQTNYLLSHKMSMFWNLKDSVEVVGLGNSHLWAGFAAPEMSKPAMNMGVVPCDMHCMHYLFKNYVLNHCPKVKYVVLSLDIDLWYNIDPRTDINAGMGGAAGFVYDQSHEFYPEGVDANFVKLVMDNATDDAGEIIEARGWHAATENLGWTDENGVSVMSGDSTWSDCLFNKNLANCLVDMDQNTCLSNYTMDVCVPDTNLNMCLAKSDLNQCLAIFSGDVDKLKDLVRLAKENDITVIGVMFPISPYYKTTGTYGRHGMRRSHAKALIEEIETWAEGKSNFVIMNENNFGDHDYASSMANDSDHLNKDGAKKVTARIDELIKSLEAKSK
- a CDS encoding glycosyl hydrolase family 8, translated to MNRLVKMGLAGLFAFGLAQAKVNFPFPQMSDYGGNATLLSDKAKASEELKSQFAYWMKAMYNEQGDVAGVRSDPGSDTYFSEGVGYGMLLMVYFSDNTTSYQPQFDKIWNFYKKMMNENGFMIWKVGNLSQSWDAGNGAALDGDIDAAAALVMAYYQFGDEKYKEDAKKLIQSMKKSEFESNGLHLPGDKWGDAGYNRKNPGYFDPAYMPVFAMIDTENAEFWSKTAYEANMSLYEASASDAPSTGLIDDWTDKNGKSEDDYYSYDASRAPWRNAKAVCWHGDQRALALDKKMAEFVSTVSAASMSGPVMRKSGSLGNDHNSTFVTSLMTSLISDAKYQAKLDEYWKEAVALGDENYFNQSLKLLNGLLVSGNMPNLAAATPTQPTSSSSVTPESSSSDATIALPTLATKSPKMTLSGRTLQIAANGNVRVDLISMTGSVLKSFDNHANGSLNVSLKSVPNGLYVVRVKNAGVTSLKKIKLD
- a CDS encoding acyl-CoA dehydratase activase; translated protein: MNDLWVGVDVGSTTVKIAVVDPETSKLLHYTYQRHNAMQAKKVYEVLREAHALFPGKNFRVTFCGSGGQPFAEATHAFFVQEVVANALAVRATYPDSRVAIELGGQDAKVVFFEKDKTTGKLIASDMRMNGVCAGGTGAFIDQVAELLRIKTEVFESYAKRGQKVYEISGRCGVFAKTDIQPMLNNGIAKEDIALSSFHAIAKQTIGGLAQGMEIKPPVIFEGGPLTFNPTLVKAFKERLGISDEQAIVPEHSEVLVAMGAALANGSMFANQECMYREEGSLDALVHFNEIRQAENKAKAASDLFFQSEAEYKLFLEEHKMADNHYPQPPSGTTINAYLGIDAGSTTTKFVLIDENEKVIDGFYASNDGEPLAVLKRAMVDLADRYEEYGVKLNILGVGTTGYGEQLFAKAVHADYHTVETVAHANAAQRLCPDVSFILDIGGQDMKAISVQDGVVTGIILNEACSSGCGSFIETYARSLGIPMEKIAELAFNSKSPSQLGSRCTVFMNSSIITEQRDGKQPEDIIAGICRSIINNVFTKVIRIRNLNTLGKKVVVQGGTFKNNAVLRAFEQYTGLKAIRPERPGEMGAIGIALLTKKFMEEKRAADPNVQSKFIGLEAMRTFSWHNQPGQLCQYCTNHCSRTIVTFSDGQSFVTGNRCERGEVTADPNDPATKKLIAEINKKMQAVPDMIKRTNQLLVKDYAPQILLPQNGKTIGIPRVLEFWNSLPYWKAFFTALGYTVVVSRQSDYKMFEAGLHSVPSDTVCFPAKLVHGHVLSLIEKKVDRIFFPMMISLPSDHTKFNATTVCPVVQGYPNICQNTDEPEKNYGIPMDQPIFHWANTKLRRSQTIDWFHDNWNIDKKILDKAVTEGEKALNNYRTTLLEEGQKILDEVKANDSFAVVIAGRPYHADLLINHNIASHFTAMGIPVLTTESLPGVYDQDVPSHTRVEIKNTFHLRMLGATMIASRDPHVELAQIVSFGCGHDSVLTDEMMRMMHRDSNKEMLMLKLDEGDARGPVGIRIKSFIETVKARRAANLPEKPISNEPQFHTPYVASDKNKRIILTPNLSPAFAILASSYIQGKGYLSDYLPVADKRAIELGKKYVHNDICFPCQINIGECLKWLEEHPNVPQTEVSMCLAKNCENCRAVQYSVLGRKALDEAGYKDVSIITTGIDYKGMHPGFQLGLDFRLHTLWGLAFMDAIETAYRALRPYEINKGDSKKIYSKWMPELMKTAATLKKTELGSAKRLVEMLRQCIDEFNKVEITEARQKGIRKPRVAVLGEILMNYHPSANGHVEDYLMDNGMEVYLPGMMDFFRVDEVVRAEKIKRGFSANPIADRLEGSVTSKLFEHAAATANKVMQSFKLYEHHADCFELVNYIDGIIDPTYNTGEGWLIPAEILYNSKHGINSFIIVQPFACLANHISGRGLTKAVKERCPHVQILSLDYDPDTSFANIENRLQMLIINARELERANKVNVNR